The DNA region GTCTTCTAAAAAATTGCTCTAATCTTCCAAGCGATGAGTCTACAAGCTGCTTAATGAATAAATGTCAGCACTCACTTATTAAATTGAAAAAAGATAATAAAGATTGTGCCAACGCCCTTATGGCAAAAGTGGGACAATCTCCTGTAAAAGCAATCTTTACCCTTTTAAACCCACTCTGGGCCCAAGGTCTCTTTGCCTATGGAGGTTCTGATGGACTCATGGTTTTTTCAAAGTATCCAATCATTAAAAAAGAAGTCGTCGATTTTTCTAAAATCGCTACTCTCAATAGAAGAAGGGCCCTTAAAGTAACGATTGAAAAAGATCAAAAAGAACATGCTGTTTTATGTACTCACTTGACGGCAAATCTTGAAGGGGAAGCTCCTTACACAGGGGACTTCAAAAATTGGGAAGAAGAAAATAAAGAACAGTTATCTATCCTGCTCAATGATAAAGAACTTTTAAAAGAATCAAGACCCACTTATATTTTAGGTGATCTCAATTGTGGTTTTTCAAACCCAACAATTCCTCTAGAAGATGCCATGGTAAATTCATGTAACCAAATTCTAGAAAGTGATTTTTTCAATCCATTTTACGAATCACCTGTTGGATGTACCTTTTGCCCAGACAACAGTCTCTTGTCACCGACAGCTTCACCAATTGCCATTGATCATATTTTAACGAGAAATGTTATGATAAGAGAGAAAAGAAGAGTTTTTGATGAATTAATTTTTATCGATGACAAACCACAAAATCTTTCTGATCACTATGGTCTCCAAATAGAAACTCAGGAATAAAAAAAGCTCCTTTAAAAGGAGCTTTTTTTAATCTAAATCTTCTAATTGAGAAATGATTTTATTTTTAAGTTGATCGTAATTAATATCTTCTATTTCAACGATCACATCTTCACCATATTCTTTTGCTTCGACATCTTCTAAATTTGAATCACTTGCAATGCCAATCACCTCTTCTAGAGCAATAGAAACATCGCGATGAACAAAAGGATCAAGAGCATCAACACTTATTGTTACAACACTAGAAACAGCTCCACCAGAGCTTGTTCCTCCAAGAACTCCACCAATAGCAGCAACTCCCCCATCAAGACTTGCCCCAGCTGCAACATAGTATGCGGCCGTGGCCTTCGCGGCGAGAATCATACCAAAATAGAGAGAGGCGGCAACAATGGCAACATCAGCACCAGCAGCATAGTAGGCCTGTCTTTCATTCATATCAGCAAGAGACTTAATCTCTCGAGCTGAATAGGCCCTATTG from Halobacteriovorax sp. GB3 includes:
- a CDS encoding endonuclease/exonuclease/phosphatase family protein; this translates as MMKTLLCFFTLILFESSYALKLTTYNTGLAHGYVPLASKRINPILNSLKQHDSDVLCLQEVWEKNDRYLFHDVLKETYPHWFFTKIKNTKTQRAPSCKVNNLFGKDKFVTCLLKNCSNLPSDESTSCLMNKCQHSLIKLKKDNKDCANALMAKVGQSPVKAIFTLLNPLWAQGLFAYGGSDGLMVFSKYPIIKKEVVDFSKIATLNRRRALKVTIEKDQKEHAVLCTHLTANLEGEAPYTGDFKNWEEENKEQLSILLNDKELLKESRPTYILGDLNCGFSNPTIPLEDAMVNSCNQILESDFFNPFYESPVGCTFCPDNSLLSPTASPIAIDHILTRNVMIREKRRVFDELIFIDDKPQNLSDHYGLQIETQE